The following are encoded in a window of Sminthopsis crassicaudata isolate SCR6 chromosome 3, ASM4859323v1, whole genome shotgun sequence genomic DNA:
- the LOC141561500 gene encoding OX-2 membrane glycoprotein-like isoform X1: MELQVHEKFFPYHFKYSLIWSMTLVMHCWAQGNVVTEDETVMLERPASLKCSLETLQEIMIVTWQKLIYGRPENMATFSQPHGIVIQPAYQNKIEMTQPGLSESAITFLKTTVEDEGCYLCIFNIFGLGTVSGKTCLNLYVQPKVFLNYQFSESHLNVTCSATARPPPVISWKVGLEVQNSTERTKYLNGTTSETSILYFKDPEKQVGKKILCIVKHMENKTEYVVIPNKNGTGHNFSVPIFVGILVPVVILLTLIVILLYWKYRHQSRGL; the protein is encoded by the exons ATGGAGCTGCAA GTACATGAGAAATTCTTCCCTTATCATTTCAAATACAGTTTGATTTGGAGCATGACTCTTGTGATGCACTGCTGGGCACAAG GAAATGTGGTGACTGAGGATGAGACAGTAATGCTAGAGAGACCTGCTTCCTTAAAATGTTCCCTGGAGACTCTTCAAGAGATCATGATAGTCACATGGCAGAAACTCATTTATGGAAGACCAGAAAACATGGCAACTTTCAGCCAACCACATGGAATAGTAATCCAACCAGCTTaccagaataaaatagaaatgaccCAGCCAGGACTCAGTGAATCAGCCATCACCTTCCTGAAAACTACAGTTGAGGATGAGGGATGTTATTTATGCATCTTTAACATCTTTGGTCTTGGAACAGTCTCAGGAAAAACCTGCCTCAATCTTTATG TACAGCCTAAAGTATTCCTTAACTACCAATTCTCTGAAAGCCACCTAAATGTCACCTGCTCTGCCACTGCACGTCCACCCCCAGTGATCTCCTGGAAGGTGGGGCTAGAGGTGCAGAATAGCACCGAGCGCACCAAATATCTAAATGGTACCACTTCAGAGACTAGCATCCTTTACTTCAAAGACCCTGAGAAACAAGTGGGGAAAAAGATACTCTGTATAGTGAAGCACATGGAGAACAAGACGGAATACGTTGTGATCCCAAACAAAAATGGCACAG GCCATAATTTTTCAGTGCCCATATTTGTGGGTATTCTTGTGCCTGTAGTGATCCTGCTGACCTTGATTGTTATCTTACTGTACTGGAAATATCGACACCAAAGTAGAG GATTATAA
- the LOC141561500 gene encoding OX-2 membrane glycoprotein-like isoform X3: MELQVHEKFFPYHFKYSLIWSMTLVMHCWAQGNVVTEDETVMLERPASLKCSLETLQEIMIVTWQKLIYGRPENMATFSQPHGIVIQPAYQNKIEMTQPGLSESAITFLKTTVEDEGCYLCIFNIFGLGTVSGKTCLNLYVQPKVFLNYQFSESHLNVTCSATARPPPVISWKVGLEVQNSTERTKYLNGTTSETSILYFKDPEKQVGKKILCIVKHMENKTEYVVIPNKNGTVS, encoded by the exons ATGGAGCTGCAA GTACATGAGAAATTCTTCCCTTATCATTTCAAATACAGTTTGATTTGGAGCATGACTCTTGTGATGCACTGCTGGGCACAAG GAAATGTGGTGACTGAGGATGAGACAGTAATGCTAGAGAGACCTGCTTCCTTAAAATGTTCCCTGGAGACTCTTCAAGAGATCATGATAGTCACATGGCAGAAACTCATTTATGGAAGACCAGAAAACATGGCAACTTTCAGCCAACCACATGGAATAGTAATCCAACCAGCTTaccagaataaaatagaaatgaccCAGCCAGGACTCAGTGAATCAGCCATCACCTTCCTGAAAACTACAGTTGAGGATGAGGGATGTTATTTATGCATCTTTAACATCTTTGGTCTTGGAACAGTCTCAGGAAAAACCTGCCTCAATCTTTATG TACAGCCTAAAGTATTCCTTAACTACCAATTCTCTGAAAGCCACCTAAATGTCACCTGCTCTGCCACTGCACGTCCACCCCCAGTGATCTCCTGGAAGGTGGGGCTAGAGGTGCAGAATAGCACCGAGCGCACCAAATATCTAAATGGTACCACTTCAGAGACTAGCATCCTTTACTTCAAAGACCCTGAGAAACAAGTGGGGAAAAAGATACTCTGTATAGTGAAGCACATGGAGAACAAGACGGAATACGTTGTGATCCCAAACAAAAATGGCACAG
- the LOC141561500 gene encoding OX-2 membrane glycoprotein-like isoform X2 — MELQVHEKFFPYHFKYSLIWSMTLVMHCWAQGNVVTEDETVMLERPASLKCSLETLQEIMIVTWQKLIYGRPENMATFSQPHGIVIQPAYQNKIEMTQPGLSESAITFLKTTVEDEGCYLCIFNIFGLGTVSGKTCLNLYVQPKVFLNYQFSESHLNVTCSATARPPPVISWKVGLEVQNSTERTKYLNGTTSETSILYFKDPEKQVGKKILCIVKHMENKTEYVVIPNKNGTGHNFSVPIFVGILVPVVILLTLIVILLYWKYRHQSRVS; from the exons ATGGAGCTGCAA GTACATGAGAAATTCTTCCCTTATCATTTCAAATACAGTTTGATTTGGAGCATGACTCTTGTGATGCACTGCTGGGCACAAG GAAATGTGGTGACTGAGGATGAGACAGTAATGCTAGAGAGACCTGCTTCCTTAAAATGTTCCCTGGAGACTCTTCAAGAGATCATGATAGTCACATGGCAGAAACTCATTTATGGAAGACCAGAAAACATGGCAACTTTCAGCCAACCACATGGAATAGTAATCCAACCAGCTTaccagaataaaatagaaatgaccCAGCCAGGACTCAGTGAATCAGCCATCACCTTCCTGAAAACTACAGTTGAGGATGAGGGATGTTATTTATGCATCTTTAACATCTTTGGTCTTGGAACAGTCTCAGGAAAAACCTGCCTCAATCTTTATG TACAGCCTAAAGTATTCCTTAACTACCAATTCTCTGAAAGCCACCTAAATGTCACCTGCTCTGCCACTGCACGTCCACCCCCAGTGATCTCCTGGAAGGTGGGGCTAGAGGTGCAGAATAGCACCGAGCGCACCAAATATCTAAATGGTACCACTTCAGAGACTAGCATCCTTTACTTCAAAGACCCTGAGAAACAAGTGGGGAAAAAGATACTCTGTATAGTGAAGCACATGGAGAACAAGACGGAATACGTTGTGATCCCAAACAAAAATGGCACAG GCCATAATTTTTCAGTGCCCATATTTGTGGGTATTCTTGTGCCTGTAGTGATCCTGCTGACCTTGATTGTTATCTTACTGTACTGGAAATATCGACACCAAAGTAGAG